gtacttttaaattatttcttgctaattttggggtaactTATTCTTTTAATGCTCATTGCCCTCCTCCcatgattatgaaaaaaaaactctcagtttttaaaggttttagtTATAGTAGTGTAAAACCAGGGTGTGTCGTATATCTCAGAGAGAAGGTTGTACTCTTGGGTTAAAgtcctgtctgcctctctggCTGGACTATATTTATTCAGGGTCGATCCGTCAGTGCAACTCCTGGAAGTGATTCTGTTACAGGCCTGATTCTCTAACTGGTCATTTTAGATGTTTCCGCTgttgttagttttgtttatttgtgctatCCAGCTGCAGAGGAAGAGGCACATAGGAAACGACATCGTAGCCATCGTGTTCCAGGAGGAGAACACGCCCTTTGTACCAGACATGATCCAGTCCAACTTCCTGCACGCGTACGTGGTGGTGCAGGTGGAGAACGCGTGTACTGACAATGTCACCTACAAGGTTGGCTCCATAGTATTGCATGATACTATATCAAGAAACTTTGATGGACAGTGACCAATAAAGTCACCTGCTGTTTTAATAAGTGGCATGTGCATCACGGATCACAGTGTTATCAGTGTGCATCTGCTCTCTCCTCCAGGTGTCTGTGACTGCACGGGATGATGTACCTTTCTTTGGCCCTGCATTGCCTGACCCTGCAATCTTCAAAAAGGtcaataataagaataattataataatacattttatctaTAGAGTGCTTTTCAGgaaactcaaagacactttacaaaAGTCAAGAAAGAtcaaagaaatacattaaaatacataataaaatacacacaacattaaaatttaTACAACATTAATTAGACattaaaagtagttttaaacAGGTGGGTTTTGAAGTGTGTTTTGAACTGGGAGAGGTGGGTGTAGTCACTGATGTGTTTGGGCAGAGAGTCCCTGAGGGAAGGGGCAGCTATGGAGTAGGCTCTGTAACCCCAGGttcaacaaaaattaaattctaCTTTACAAGCAGACATCACAACCCAGAAATCAAAACCTGTCCTTCTCTGTATTTGCCTTCTGCAGGGCCCCGAGTTCCGTGAGTTCCTCTTCACCAAGCTCATCAATGCAGAGTACGCCTGCTACAAGGCTGAGAAGTTTGCCAAGCTTGAGgtgagaagagaaaaacaactgcGCCAGAGAAGTGTGAATTctagtggtgtgtgtgtgtgtttgtgcatgtgtgcatgtctaAGTGCACACCTGTGTTTGCCGAGGTGAGCGTCCGGTTGGCTGTGTTCTTgataaaaaagcagtttcacttaaGGCGGATTTATCACCATCAAACTCTAACAACAACCACAATGCTAATGAGCTCTAGCTCAGATGTCTATCACTCTGATGTGGTGCTGTCTGATCATTTTAGTCAGCGCCacccgtagactgtatataaagatggacaacatgacagatCCCTCAAAGTGTAACATTTCAaactggatcgccccctggtgtctgtctgcagtataggtcataaaccctgCCCCTCAATGtaagtgaatgggacataggccaaactacaAACTAAAAGTACatgctgtgtgtgccaatccatgcgctcgcattcaatggagctgctcgcaattggacgggtgttttggcgaGAACTCCCCCACAGTGGATATCGATACTGCTCAGACTCCGGCTTCAAATGACTTCACCAGTACAATATGGCGGTGCctgtatctgggatattttggccTCACTTAAGCACAGCAGAAGTGGGGGcgcgtcgtccatctttattaaCTGTCTATGGCGTCACCCACAtcccttaaaggaacagtgtgtaagattttggggaatttagtggcatctagcaatGCAGATTGCAattcctttagtgttcattGCTTAGGACGTTTTTACTGGGAGAcaaattatcagcagaggtctcctcAACTTCAAAACAGACCAGGTGACTAAAACCAGaagaaacacagaataaagcagtttcccattaaacatcagtgtttctccttttCTGTTTTAGCCCAGTACCTGCTAATGTGAGCTCACCTTATTTCTGATCCAAACattaaggaggtttttaacCATGAGCAGAATTGTCTGCAGGTTATCTCCCCAATGGACCCATTGATTTAATGCTGTTTGGTATGTCAGACGGGCCGCtaacccaaaaaactgctaatgtATTCTCACTTTTtgtctctgataacttaagattgAGActttcaggagatttttaccaggagccaaattatccacagacgTCTCTTCCTCTCCGAAACAAACAGATGCGGTGatttaaagtggtaaaaacactgaataaagcagtttaatatTACAAATCAATGCATCTTCAGTGCTGTTTGGTATGTTGGAGACAGACTCCTGCCAATGTGTGCTCAATTTTTATCtctaataactttttttctgggagccgaattatccacagaggtttcCTCcccaagaaaaaaatacacgcTAATTTAAACTGATGATAACATTGAACAAAGCGGCTTCAtgtaaaaaatctgtttttctgaccttgtttgaaaatgtgaatggcgCAATCTAGAGGCAAcgtttggtttgtccatcctgggctactgcagaaacatggcggtgcaatgTGGCGATCTGCGTAGACAAAGACAatctccctatgtagatataaacgggtCATTCTAAGATAATGAAAACATGGCGGTTCTTATTTTCAAATGATtacacaccaaagaaaacagtattttatattccatttctgccaatatatcctcctaaatcctacacccCGGTGCTTTTAATCTGAAATGGTGAACTAActtgatattaatatttcagAGTGTTAGTACCTGTGCAGACtgactgtgttgttgttgccaGGAGCGCACACGTTCAGCCCTGTTGGAGACTCTCTATGAGGAGCTGCACATTAACAGCCAATCCATGATGGGTCTGGGTGGAGAAGACGATAAGCTGGAGAACGGGGccggtggaggaggaggaggcttcTTTGAATCCTTTAAGGTACAGCTCCATCTCTCATTCGACGAGACGCACCGTTAATCTGCAACTCCACATGCATGAGAGAGAATGGTTATGACTGCAGAAACTTTTAaggatgctttttttccctcccctgtCTCTTGGCTGGGATTCTGGGTATTCACACATGAGAAAACAAAGCATAGAAAATGTGCAGTATCTCAAAGGACCAGTCCTGTGGCATTTGATTTCCTCACTTGGCTGCGACTGCTgaactctgtgtgttttcacatgatGGTGTGGTTTTTGAGGCTGTGCAGCGTCCTGTTGTGTATGAAAGGCACTTTCTCTGACTGAGTGCTCCATCAATGACCATTAGGGTGGTGGAGCGAGGCCCGGTCGCTGAGGCGCAGCGGTAGGAGCTGTGATTGTGTGTGCCTGATGAACGATTTAATGACCCTTCATTAGAGAGTTGATGATGCAGTTTGCATGTCTCCCCATGGGCAGCGTTCCCTcgctgtttttctctcctctgcgtGTCACCAACTAGTCCTCTGCCatcttttctgtgtttccatGCTACTTTGGAGAAATAATTCCACctttctctcagtctgtctttaGATGCATTTATTCTTCATACAGGCATACCTCTGTATCAATGTTCTCTCGCCCACAAATCCTGtctctatttttctttctacttgTCGAGAGCTATCTTActgcctctccttctctccctcaaACCTccacaaatcacaaatatatCCAACTCTGTCTTCCTCTAACAGTGTAGACTCTGCTGTCCTGCTGCCTCCTTTACTTCCTCTCACTGTCTTCCTAGCTCACACTGTATCTCAACTTCCCTTCCCATGACACAAAACCCAACTATAGATACTTTAGAAAAGAGATGCGGCTCCATCCTCCTCCACAACAAAGCCTACTCTCTCCTCGACCTCCTGTGAACCCACAATTCTTTTACGCAGCCTCTCCCTCCTGCCTGTTGACCTGCACTGCCCCTAAGTGTTCAAAAATagtcctgcacacacacacgtaaccGCTGTGAGTTtctgtgcacatgcacacgtacacacacacacaaatacacacatctgTGCCCTCAGAGATTCAATGCAATTATTCCAAAATATTCACACATATTAGAAAAAGAGGTTCAGCACAAAGTACACAGAATCAATCTGTGTATTAGCAAAGTATTTACTGACATACATGTTGGTCAAATATAGAGTCACATATATGTGGTATATAcactagttaaaaaaaaatcagtcagtgtGTTTCGTTTCCACATAACATCCAAAGTGGATCCACTGACAGTATCTCCTCGTTTCTCTCTGTAGCGGGTCATCCGCAGCAGAAGCCAGTCTATGGACGCCATGGGCCTCAGTAACAAGAAGTCACACACAGTCTCCACTAGTCACAGTGGCAGCTTTACCCACAATCCCGCAGAGAGCCCCAAAACCCCAGGGATTGTAAGTAGCCCATTTTGGTTGACATGATGCCCACCTGACACGTACACTCAGCATACAGTATGCGTTCACCGTTCACAGCACGGTGGATGAATACAGACTGCTCTAACCCTGTTCTTCTTATAAGCAGCACTTACGCAAATTGCTCCTCATCAGTATGTTCTTATCAAAGCACTTTCATAcctgacattttaaattcacaCTTGCTTTGAACTAAAGTGGCTTTCCTTGATTGCCTTCTTCCATTTATGGCTCATAGTTTTCctgttaataactttttttctttttttggaaattaaccacatcattcattttcagccttACATTCATTCTCATCTGTTGAGAGAAGTCTTCATCTCCACATAGAGTGACAGCTAGATATCTAGGATGATGTTAAAAATAGACTATGCAATGTGGGATGAATCAGACGATTTCTTTCCTGATAGTTTGTGAGccccagtctctctctcctgaGTCTTGAAGTGAGCTCAGTGTAACAGCTGTATGACTACCCAGACTCCCTCCCTCCTTACTGCGCTTTTGTCATGACTGTTTACCTCCTGCTAATGTTCCAGCCTCTCCACGCAGctttgtttatgtgcatgtgtggctGCAAAGTGTGCATGGCACAAGCCATAAATGCAAGGAGCACCTTCCTGTTCTTTCAAATATGGGGTTAATTTCAGCTATTTTGACTCCTGTTCCAGTTTTATGTCTCTGCGCTGTTGATAGTCGAAACTGGAGGAATTATGTTTTCGAGTTATCCGTCCACACGTCCCATTTTCGTGAAATCACTCAATATCGCAagatttagcacaaacatccaaatGGATTCAAGGgtgaactaattagattttggttgtcataagtcaaaggtcaaggtcactgtgaacttgcatCCACCTCATTCTCGTatacgcaatatctcaagaatagcCAAAGGGAATTTCATCAATATCAGCACAAACGTcgacttggactcaacgatcaGCTCATCAGACTTTGCTcatcataggtcaaaggtcatggtccctgtgaccttgcatgcacatcattcttgtgaacaagatatctcaagaacaccttgaggaatttgggtttttttttcttcaaatttgataGAAAAATtgacttggactcagtgatgaactcaTTCTCTTGAACACAACATCATTAGGAAAACCCTTAGTTTCCttaactttggcacaaacgtctactttgactcaaggatgaacatATTAGAAtatggtgttcaaaggtcactgtttgtcaaaacattgacaaaacatgtttttggccataacatGAGAGGAGAGTTCATAtgttaaatatgacaaaatttcacacaaatgtttattaGGATATAATTaagaagtgctgacattttatattcgAATGGTCAACTTCGCTGTGACGTGACATCTTgcgcaaaaacacttttctggccttCACTCAActtcataactcaggaacagaaggggaaatATTTGGTTGGACactaaattggtgacactgatTTTAGGCGCCCGccctgaaactgtgctgattatttAGATCTTCTgtatgtgaagcatccatgttttcacagacatggatgcaaactaagtaacttgactggtgcacggAGGCACCTAAACTTGTAGCCGTAATTCTAACTGTTACTGACAGTATTTTGACTAAATTTACCCCATTTCTGAAAGgacaacattttcttaaaagtgACCCTTGTGGCTGTCGTCAACCCTCTTtgccctctccctccttctgaATGCATCACTAAACAAACCTGTAACCCTCAGGGCAGAAACTGCCAACATGCCTGCTACCTCGGTACCTCTCATCACCTGCTGTGCCCTCCTGTGTTGGATCCCAGCCTGCTTTTGCTCCAAAAAGCTTCTCACTGTTTCCCTAATATCATGTTTTCTCTATTAAGTCACGCTATTAGCtcttttttcaagcttttttgcACCTTGCTGTTTAAATTCTTTGTGCTCTGCGCATGAAATCTTatgatgtttcttttccttcccCTCTTACTTTTGTCAATCtatcatctcctctctctctgtgcttccTTTGCCATGTCTTATGTGGCTCAGTCATTGCTTGTTCCAGGGAAAAGTCCCAGTAAATATGGACGCCGAGGCAGTGCCATAGGGATAGGAACAATAGAAGAGGTTCATGTATATTTCTCCCTTCTTGTTTACTATTTTCGtctctgttttttacttttgtcttATACTGTCTGATAATGTAAGTGTGCAGTAAATAGTTTTTAGTTAAAAATGTGCCTGTTTTAGTTCTCATGGCTGTTAGAGGTTTTCACATACAACAATCaaccacaacattaaaacctCTCATAGATAAAGTGTATAAAACTTATCTCGTCACAGTGCATTGTTCTGCTGGGAATTCTTAAGTCTTGGCTTTTATGTGGATGCCACTTGGCATGCACCACCCACCCCAACACTATTACAGACCAACTCCCCCCTCCCCCATGGCCACGGCAATCCCAGATGGCAGTGCCCTGCCCCCTGTAGGACAATGCACCATGCCACATGGCAAAAACTGTTGCCCAGAGATCATGACAGAGCTCAAGACGCCAACTTGGCCTCCAAATTCACCAGATTTCAGTTCGATCAAGCATCCATGGAAAAAGTCCGATCCATGGAGGCCCTCCTAAAGACTCAAAGGATCCGCTATGTACCGTATGTACCTGTATTGTACCTTTCATACAGAATGGCGAAGCGGCATAACATAAAATTCCCGCCTTGAAGAGGCAGCATAAAAGTGGCTGTGGACGCTGGACATCTTCATGGTTGATCAGATTtggatctggggaatttggtcagtttttgttgtgttgaatGTTGCATTGTActgttggggggggggcactgcCATGAGGAGGTGTACTTCGGttgaaacagcattttgttAGATAGTGTGTGTcaggtggcatccacatgaagaCCAGGACCCAAGGTTCTACCAGCAGATCATTGCATTATAACAAGATGATCAATATTATTCACCGTACCTGGTTTAAGTGTTGTGGCTGATGGCTGTATATAGATGTAATAAGGtatagtgacatttttttgtagttacagtcttaattataatttaatttattcatgaaGTAGCGTAACCCTTTTCATTTATgcattaacaaaataataatccaTATTGGACTGAGGGATGTTTTAGCTCATTTATCTTATGGTTTTGCTTGTAATgcaaataggatttttttttcagatagaTCATATCATTTCAGATGATACATTTTCTCGATTCATTCCATCTCAGCAGATCTCAGGGTTTCATGCATGAATTCCTTTGcttcatttcacttttaaatTTATGCCTAAACACAGTAAGAGAAAAGTAAGAAATTCAGAAAAGTGAATTGTAAACAGACTCCCACTCATGTCCTTATACACAGTCACTCATTGATGAATCATGCTGCATCTCGAATTAGAAGAGTGTACCAGACATCTTGAAATTTGAACAAGTAAACTTTGCCGTCTGACCTGAATACTTAAAATAAGAACCAAATAGAAAACCCAACAGAAGGATTTTTAATAAGACAATATAGAATATATACCTGTTAATCAGTTTCTGCCAGAGTATTACAGATATGTAAAACATGTTCCCAAATGTGTGACTACAGGATTTATCAGGCCATCAGCTCATCATTTATCTCACAGCATATCTCTACATGTCAACATCTTTCACTTCAGTAGCCGACtgtcatgtactgtatatattttatgcTGTGCTTGTGCCCATATTGTGTGTCTGACTTTCCTCTCCCTGCCCACCGTCAGTCATTGATCATTCCTGGGAAAAGCCCAACCAGGAAGAAGTCGGGGCCCTTCAGCTCCCGTCGCAGCAGTGCCATTGGCATCGAGAACATTCAGGAGGTCCaagagaggaggtgagaggacAGAGCAGAGCTGATCAGCAGGGAGTGGGAAGTGAGGAGAGAATAGTGTTGCAACAGATGGAAGCAACGAAATTAAAGTGAGGAAATCAGTCATTAGAAGACACACTGTGCAAGATGCAGGCTCTTGATGGATGGCAGCTCAGATCAAGAGGAGGGATATTAATGCATCGCTTTATTTGTTGTGCTTCATGCGTGCAGAAACGCGGGGGTTTGCCCGGGACGCGCACATGCTATTAATGTGTTGAATGAACGACATGTAGTATCACATTTTCCGTAAATCTGAAACCTGCGTGGataaaatgttacagcagcataaACAATATGACTcatatgtttaatttaaacCTGCAACAGGCTCAGCTGCTGTCGGCTCAaagtgcaaaatgaaaaaaaaataaataaataaaacctacaGGCTCACATACATGAAACAAAGTAGCAGGTGCGCTTTGAGATGCCCACACAATCTGTGTGGACAAAACCTGTGCCTACTGTTATAGGTGTGGGGATTACCACAAAATTCTGTTTAGACCTGATACAGAGCCAGAGTCAGAGTCGCAGATACTGAAACTGatactttttattaatatgCACTTGCATGTAGGCGAGAGCAGTGATTTATGAGGTGAAAAATCAGTCTGCTAATGTAACAGCTAATGATGACAAATaacagtttgaaaatgaaacattaacCAATGCTGAAGATCTGATTTGactgaaatattaatttcactACAATATAACTGGATATATTTGCCCGAGCCTCTCTGAAAAGACTATTTCTCTGTCATGGTCTGGATGCTGAGGcatttttctcctttcctccgttcttttcttttgcagctctttctcctgttttttatCCTCTTTGGTTCAGTTATCAATGCAATTATGTGTCGGATTAAACTAGTCAGTTTTATTCTTGAAATACAGACAGGATAGAAGAGAAACGGATCCCTTTTTTGGTATCAATCCAGTTGATGCTAGAATCAAAAACGCACTGTAGTATCAATATTTTGGTATCAGTCCGTCCACCCTAACTTGTGGTTGCGCTTGCACTATTAAAACAAGGCCTTCCATATCTTGTAATATCTGTGATGCACCAGTTAATCATTGCATCACATTagtgaagaaaaaatgtcaaaaacagtctAACACAGTTTGTGGTTTGTGGCAGTTAAAGGGCCCCGCACTTATCTATTTCAAAACATGTATAGATGATAGAATTGTCCTATAATATTCATCTAATATTTGTCCAGTGTGTTACCGTATATTTATTAAGTTTTGTCATGTGTCATTCTTTATCCCTGTCCTAAAGCCGAGAGGTGTCACCCAGCGCCCAGAGGACACCAGAGGGCGGCCACTTTTCACAGGAAAACAAATCAGACAACTCCTCCAATCACAGCTCTCCAGAATTCCTTGCTACAAAGAACAGGTGACAGTTATTGAAATTCTCTTATCCctgatttctttaaatctaAGTTCATTTAACAAACAATTTCTAGATTAAATATTGCAACCTTTCAATGCATTCTattatgtattgtatttttgtattttattttgacgcTATTGTGATTTGATGTTGATGTTCTGTTGATTTTTATGCTGCTATATGACCCTCTTGGCTTGGTCTTACCTGCAAAATATTCAGTTATATTTGAaccattttaaagctttttaactGGGTCTTTAAGGCTGCActtgcagtttgttttaatgtgggtacatcaaaaaatattgtgacaaACTTTATGTTTTGGTGAGTATTACCAGGCCTTAAAGCTAATTTAAAAGGTTGCATCAGCTACAGAGCTTAAACGATTTCCTGGCACTGATACAAACTCACTGCTGTCACTTTGCTTTAAAGTGCCAAATTcgaaaaatagagaaaaaaatgtgattgtgcCACCCACATAAATTCACTGTGTTTGAAAACACAGGTGTTTGTGCGGTCAGAGTGACCCAGGTGTGTAGTCTGGCGATGTGTTGCAGGGCGCCGTCCATCCCCGAGGCTCAGGACCTTTCCCGCTCCTCCTCCAATGCCAGCAGCTTCGCCAGCGTCGTGGAGGAGCACGAGGCAGACGAGGAGTACGACACTGGACTGGTGGGTGGAAGCAGGCGGAGAGATAACACATAATGAAAGTGCATACATGCATGCCACTGCCTCAAAACCAAACCACCAGGCAGCTTCTGatgacatatttaatatttgtctCACTCttactgtgagaaaaaaataatccagctgtcctttaaacatttcaaaacagagGATGTGAGAAGGTTTGATGGATTTAACTATGTcccagtgatgacatgtttcaAAATGAGTAATGTGCATTTCTTTCACTTGCaccattttgcatttaaaaaaagagagatgcaaaTACAAGTCGAGCTGTGGTTACGATTAGGCTGTACTTTTTATACATtatcagtgataaaaaaaaagggaaatattcCTAACTTCCTTTATCCCTCCTGCAGGAAAGTGTGTCTTGTGTTACGCCACTCAAGGGAGACTCATTCGTGTACAGCTCTGCGGCGGAGGACAGCGCGTGCAGTACAAGCCAGGGAAGTTTTCC
This DNA window, taken from Plectropomus leopardus isolate mb chromosome 2, YSFRI_Pleo_2.0, whole genome shotgun sequence, encodes the following:
- the rap1gapb gene encoding rap1 GTPase-activating protein 1 isoform X5, yielding MDEQRCPLPPPLKTEEDYIPYPSVHEVLGRTSPFPLILLPQFGGYWIEGTNHELKDLPEAEQPPCPTSHIKLETNSLAKIYRKQFMGKEHFNYYTMDAALGHLVFSMKYDVIGDQEHLRLMLRTKLKTYHDVIPISCLTEFPNVVQMSKLVCEEVNVDRFYPVLYPKASRLIVTFDEHVISNNFKFGVIYQKFGQTSEEELFGNMEESPSFVEFLEFLGHKIELHDFKGFRGGLDVTHGQTGTESVYTSFHNKEIMFHVSTKLPYTEGDSQQLQRKRHIGNDIVAIVFQEENTPFVPDMIQSNFLHAYVVVQVENACTDNVTYKVSVTARDDVPFFGPALPDPAIFKKGPEFREFLFTKLINAEYACYKAEKFAKLEERTRSALLETLYEELHINSQSMMGLGGEDDKLENGAGGGGGGFFESFKRVIRSRSQSMDAMGLSNKKSHTVSTSHSGSFTHNPAESPKTPGISLIIPGKSPTRKKSGPFSSRRSSAIGIENIQEVQERSREVSPSAQRTPEGGHFSQENKSDNSSNHSSPEFLATKNSLAMCCRAPSIPEAQDLSRSSSNASSFASVVEEHEADEEYDTGLESVSCVTPLKGDSFVYSSAAEDSACSTSQGSFPAASRLQQQPDAVKTSEPKGTDSRPKTERPSQEHKFSSNC